From the genome of Sphingobacterium kitahiroshimense, one region includes:
- a CDS encoding ABC transporter permease yields MLKNNIKIAWRNIIKRKYESLINLLGLICSITFVILVGAYVWEVHQVNSELRNKEQQYILQSNYKKEGFGIPLTSIGALPKALKEEYPQLVANYYRIDGLTCIVSHGDQIFEEGTVLGDPTLLDMFGFEVFAGNSTTALTKPFTVVITEKAAQKYFGKIDVLGQTLEIKNFKGDKQPFTITGVIKENTQNSVMQLNDAMKSDVFLPIASESYFGRSIDNWQNPYIASFIELQKGVTPEQLAIPIQDLVKRNTDGEFSTNYAPDLKPLKSYFLDDNKGAVRKMIATLLWIAGFVLLMAIINFINITISQNITRLKEIGIRKMMGSSRSQIISQLIAEYMTTMLIAVTISLPIYVLLSPIFEEIFMRKLPSLTALPFSFYILLFLFACIVGLLAGIYPAIKLSGNDILQSVKNKFTQGNGKQAVRRVLIFTQFAVAVIILMATIIISKQINLFINGELGYNKESVLNVQVPRDWTEQGLKKMETTRDEFQRLPQIESISLSYEIPGFIGGNNQSLFNTKSEKTVHSKIIMSDSYFAKTYQIQLLAGHFLNPNSSQNDQNPDVVINKEALLALGFTKAEEAIGRTIGFGEANVPVMISGVTADFVPNSMNDEATAIAWINISRSAQFRFLSIRLKDGSLSSSMEALEKKWKELLPDAPFEYQFTDDRIQKLYETELQLQRASQIATIASLLIVALGIIGLITLSINLRNKEVGVRKVLGASLMHLILLFSKEFYLIFVMALLVTIPASYVMMNVWLQNYNNRIVIDVVTYLLPLGFLALLLGTLIIGIIYRATKFNPIEKLRDE; encoded by the coding sequence ATGTTAAAGAATAATATCAAAATCGCCTGGCGCAATATCATAAAACGTAAGTATGAAAGTTTAATCAATCTTTTGGGTTTGATCTGCAGTATTACTTTCGTCATACTGGTCGGCGCATATGTTTGGGAAGTGCATCAGGTCAATAGTGAACTTCGCAACAAAGAGCAACAATATATATTACAAAGTAATTATAAGAAAGAAGGTTTCGGCATCCCACTAACAAGTATTGGTGCTTTGCCAAAAGCTTTAAAAGAAGAGTATCCACAATTGGTGGCAAATTATTACCGCATCGACGGTTTGACCTGTATTGTCTCCCATGGCGACCAGATATTTGAAGAAGGGACAGTTTTAGGCGATCCGACATTACTGGATATGTTTGGTTTTGAGGTTTTTGCTGGAAATTCAACAACTGCATTAACGAAGCCTTTCACTGTGGTCATCACAGAAAAAGCTGCTCAAAAGTATTTTGGAAAAATAGATGTTTTGGGTCAAACACTTGAAATCAAAAACTTCAAAGGCGATAAGCAACCCTTCACCATTACAGGTGTAATCAAAGAAAATACTCAAAACTCCGTCATGCAATTAAATGACGCCATGAAGTCCGATGTTTTTTTACCGATAGCGAGTGAATCGTATTTTGGAAGGTCTATCGACAACTGGCAAAACCCTTATATTGCATCATTTATTGAGCTACAGAAAGGTGTTACGCCTGAGCAACTCGCTATTCCTATCCAGGATCTGGTAAAGCGCAATACGGATGGTGAGTTTTCAACAAACTATGCCCCGGATTTAAAGCCTTTGAAAAGTTACTTTCTAGATGATAATAAGGGAGCTGTCCGCAAAATGATTGCTACTTTATTATGGATTGCAGGCTTCGTATTGTTGATGGCCATCATTAACTTCATCAATATCACCATCAGTCAAAACATTACCCGATTGAAAGAGATCGGGATTCGCAAAATGATGGGTTCTTCCCGTTCACAGATCATTTCCCAGTTGATAGCCGAATACATGACAACCATGCTGATTGCTGTCACGATCAGTCTTCCTATTTATGTACTTTTAAGTCCTATTTTTGAAGAAATCTTTATGCGCAAGTTACCATCGTTGACAGCACTACCTTTTAGTTTTTATATTTTACTTTTCTTATTTGCATGTATTGTTGGTCTTTTAGCAGGTATCTATCCAGCAATCAAACTTTCAGGCAATGACATTCTACAGTCTGTGAAAAATAAGTTTACACAAGGTAACGGCAAGCAGGCCGTTCGTCGTGTACTCATCTTCACACAGTTTGCGGTCGCTGTCATTATACTAATGGCTACAATCATTATATCGAAACAAATTAATCTATTTATAAATGGTGAGCTGGGCTATAATAAAGAATCGGTATTGAACGTTCAGGTACCCCGTGACTGGACTGAACAGGGGCTTAAAAAGATGGAAACGACGCGAGATGAGTTCCAAAGACTTCCACAAATAGAGTCCATTAGTCTTTCTTATGAGATCCCTGGCTTTATAGGAGGCAATAATCAATCACTTTTCAACACGAAATCGGAAAAAACAGTGCACTCTAAGATCATTATGTCTGATTCTTATTTTGCAAAAACGTATCAGATCCAGCTATTAGCGGGTCATTTTTTAAATCCTAACAGTTCACAAAATGACCAAAATCCTGATGTAGTCATTAATAAAGAGGCACTGCTCGCTTTAGGGTTTACAAAGGCGGAAGAGGCTATTGGCCGAACCATCGGTTTTGGAGAAGCTAACGTTCCTGTCATGATATCTGGGGTAACAGCAGACTTCGTTCCAAACTCCATGAACGATGAAGCTACGGCAATAGCGTGGATCAATATTTCCAGATCTGCACAATTCCGATTTTTGAGTATCCGTTTAAAGGATGGTTCTTTGTCTTCATCTATGGAGGCTTTGGAAAAAAAATGGAAAGAACTCCTTCCTGATGCACCGTTTGAGTATCAATTTACAGATGACCGCATCCAAAAATTATATGAAACAGAACTGCAATTGCAACGTGCCTCCCAGATTGCAACTATTGCATCTTTACTGATCGTCGCCTTGGGCATCATCGGGTTGATTACATTATCCATCAACCTGCGTAATAAAGAAGTCGGTGTACGCAAAGTGCTTGGTGCTTCTTTGATGCATTTAATTTTACTTTTTTCGAAAGAGTTTTATCTAATTTTTGTTATGGCTTTATTGGTAACTATACCTGCCAGTTATGTGATGATGAATGTCTGGCTACAGAATTATAACAATCGTATTGTTATCGATGTAGTGACATACCTGCTCCCATTGGGGTTTTTAGCATTATTGCTGGGTACACTGATTATCGGTATTATATACCGAGCTACGAAATTCAATCCAATTGAGAAGTTAAGGGATGAATAA
- a CDS encoding ABC transporter permease has product MLVNNLKIALRNISKNKFYSSIKIGGFAFSIAICVLIVLYIKHEISYNKSYPSMDRVYRLIVQAPEGNKINRWVSLSAPGARTLKEEIPAIENSGRILPNPQLGAGSNQLSINNLPDSHYDDGFVYIDQSILDMFPSSIQYGQLQHALDKPNTIVLTKSKAFKYFKGNPIGQQIYLNNNKSKAFTITGVIDDIPSNSTLSGYGFFMSLAGEPFHPGEQNKWTSNNYTIYIKLTPQANIDLVEKEINKIYITGHYIPELIKAGRKIGPIVHQIKISLQNALDIHLHSSDIEDDQVSTLNRGDIRMVWTFASVALFILLIACINFVNLSTANATTRAKEIGIRKTIGSNRKSLISQFMTEALSYSFISLFLAILIAHLLLPVFNNIAHKSIEIPWFTWYFIPCLFMSAILIGSIAGTYPALYLSGFRPITALKNKLVNNANPSLLRNGLVIFQFTTSIILIVGSLISHQQIQYMLQKDLGFNKDQVIVLRGLNVIGDQLGPFKNELTSIPTVNHISVSDYLPVPIDGAKRNGNAFWLDGRRELDLATQGQFWRVDQEYLATFEIEMAEGRNFNAQIASDSMGIIVNKQMVKEMGIKNPIGTKITNGETWTILGVVDDFIFESLKGEGTAPVGLVLRDSPSLLSIKVKPQHMDETLNAIAKVWDQFSPNQKINYSFMDESFKILYQDVERTKNIFTCFAVIAIFIASLGLFGLVTYITQQRTKEIGVRKVLGASDMRLLKLLSEDFMKLVLVAIVIATPIGWWAMNTWLADFNYRIDIGWIYFIIAGGCAILIALATISLQTLKVIHTNPVESLRNE; this is encoded by the coding sequence ATGTTGGTAAATAACCTTAAAATTGCCCTGCGAAATATTTCAAAGAATAAGTTTTATTCCAGTATTAAAATTGGCGGATTTGCTTTTAGTATTGCAATTTGTGTACTGATCGTTCTCTACATCAAACATGAAATAAGTTACAACAAGTCTTATCCGTCAATGGATCGTGTTTATCGTCTCATTGTCCAAGCTCCAGAGGGAAATAAAATCAATCGCTGGGTATCGCTTTCTGCTCCTGGAGCTAGAACATTAAAAGAGGAAATTCCTGCCATAGAGAACTCCGGGAGAATACTCCCAAATCCGCAATTAGGAGCAGGTAGTAATCAGCTTTCGATTAATAATTTGCCCGATAGTCATTATGATGATGGATTTGTCTATATCGACCAATCCATATTGGATATGTTTCCATCTTCGATTCAATATGGTCAGTTACAGCATGCTTTAGATAAACCGAATACCATTGTACTGACCAAAAGTAAAGCGTTTAAATACTTTAAGGGTAATCCTATTGGTCAACAGATCTATCTCAATAACAATAAGTCAAAGGCTTTTACCATTACAGGGGTCATCGATGATATTCCCAGTAATTCGACCTTATCTGGATATGGTTTCTTTATGTCCCTGGCCGGAGAACCATTTCACCCTGGTGAACAGAACAAATGGACAAGCAATAATTACACGATTTATATCAAACTGACTCCACAGGCAAATATAGATCTTGTTGAAAAAGAGATTAATAAAATTTACATCACTGGCCATTACATTCCGGAACTGATAAAAGCGGGAAGAAAAATAGGACCTATTGTCCATCAAATTAAGATCAGTCTTCAAAATGCTCTAGACATTCATTTACATTCATCTGATATCGAAGATGATCAAGTATCGACACTAAATCGCGGTGATATTCGCATGGTGTGGACTTTTGCATCGGTAGCTCTGTTTATCCTACTGATAGCTTGTATCAATTTTGTAAACTTATCGACTGCCAATGCCACAACTAGAGCAAAAGAAATCGGTATCCGAAAAACAATTGGATCTAACCGAAAAAGTCTAATCAGTCAGTTTATGACGGAGGCATTAAGCTATAGCTTTATTTCTCTATTTTTAGCGATACTCATCGCTCACCTATTACTACCTGTCTTTAATAATATCGCTCATAAATCAATTGAAATTCCGTGGTTCACATGGTATTTTATACCTTGTTTATTCATGTCGGCTATTCTGATCGGTAGCATCGCAGGGACATATCCAGCACTTTATCTTTCGGGTTTTAGACCTATCACGGCATTAAAAAATAAACTGGTTAATAATGCAAACCCTTCATTGCTGCGGAATGGTTTAGTCATTTTTCAATTTACAACATCGATTATTTTAATCGTTGGGTCATTGATCAGTCATCAGCAAATTCAATACATGCTGCAAAAAGATCTGGGATTTAACAAGGATCAGGTTATTGTACTTCGAGGTCTAAATGTAATAGGCGATCAGCTTGGTCCATTTAAAAATGAACTAACTTCCATTCCTACCGTAAATCATATTTCCGTTAGCGACTATCTTCCGGTTCCGATAGATGGTGCAAAAAGAAATGGTAACGCGTTTTGGTTAGATGGAAGACGTGAACTTGATCTTGCAACTCAGGGTCAGTTTTGGAGAGTCGATCAAGAGTATCTGGCTACTTTTGAAATTGAAATGGCTGAAGGCCGCAATTTCAATGCGCAGATAGCCTCGGACAGCATGGGAATCATCGTTAACAAACAGATGGTTAAAGAAATGGGAATTAAGAATCCAATCGGCACAAAGATTACGAATGGTGAAACATGGACGATTTTAGGGGTAGTCGATGATTTTATTTTCGAATCGCTCAAAGGTGAAGGTACAGCTCCGGTTGGTCTGGTACTCCGGGATAGCCCTTCTTTGTTGTCTATTAAGGTAAAACCGCAACATATGGATGAGACACTGAATGCGATAGCAAAAGTCTGGGATCAGTTTAGTCCAAATCAAAAGATCAATTATAGCTTTATGGATGAGAGTTTTAAAATATTATATCAAGATGTAGAGCGAACAAAAAATATTTTCACCTGCTTTGCAGTTATCGCCATCTTTATCGCTTCACTGGGTCTTTTTGGACTGGTCACCTATATCACGCAACAGCGAACTAAAGAAATTGGTGTTAGAAAGGTTTTAGGGGCAAGTGATATGCGCTTATTGAAATTATTATCGGAAGATTTTATGAAACTTGTATTAGTCGCTATTGTCATTGCCACACCTATTGGCTGGTGGGCCATGAACACATGGCTTGCGGACTTTAATTATCGTATCGACATCGGTTGGATATATTTTATTATTGCTGGTGGATGTGCTATTCTGATTGCTTTGGCAACAATCAGCTTGCAAACGTTAAAGGTAATCCATACAAATCCCGTGGAGAGTTTAAGAAATGAATAG
- a CDS encoding ABC transporter permease: MILNEIKIAWRSLLKNKFFSLLNVFGLMLGFTGFILSYQYINRETSYDKWNPNYDRIYQVGLTSSEEFTDATNAMLAPLLKKSLPEIETAGRKIIYSFGTYPLFGENTVLIKNAAVIDSSAAHIFQIESKTGNLYKSKIQNEATLVKQGIAEKIFKKGDLNFDTPKSVPVLSLLLDHHERIYGISKNNGLSLIDHDLLFIKEPEDLFTGEIPFSYQTYIQVKPGTNIDVLTRKIDKLYHDKIVPLSQTAALSQGKIYLDPLTNLHLRPKNGSNTPYLMLWIIGIVSIIILVLASANFANMIMAQADKRMKELALKKILGSSRWTIIRQLLLEVFILTLTAAVFSFFMLSITGNVLQKWFNDDLKQYILNQDTVMYLFLGVIGTTCLSGIYPAFVLSGFKSVSLLRGGLGKTQRKNTLRNGLLVFQIGIALLFMTGMLVIHEQIRYIQTTDKGFEPAQVITYKGLGMYYDGTLNGTYYNLKERLQQDPSILSVASATNMPGDGELPPKKQFSHNQKQLEFDHVGIDKSYFSTLNIAVLKGNIPTSIKQLLQDSTSHYAVINESAAMALDLGQPIGAKLAGCDVNFEIIAVVKDSKAYGFENAVKPTVYSYKNECGSARPQATLIVKAAQGKAAQAIETVKKEWQQNSSTKSLPLEYAFMDQQYALLHKKQQEMQTAFNSFTFLAVIIAALGLFSMAAYQVTIRKKEMSVRKVLGASVQSIFMQLNKPFFRLFVTATLISLPLTYFILNRWLDNFAYRIDLQWWYFLIAIMIIFIIICVSISYQTIRAAKVNPVDSLRNE; the protein is encoded by the coding sequence ATGATCTTAAACGAAATCAAAATTGCATGGCGAAGCCTATTGAAAAATAAGTTCTTTTCATTGTTGAACGTATTCGGACTGATGTTGGGATTTACAGGTTTTATCCTGTCGTACCAATACATCAATAGAGAAACAAGCTATGATAAATGGAACCCCAATTATGATCGGATCTATCAGGTTGGACTGACCTCTTCAGAAGAATTTACAGATGCAACAAATGCCATGCTTGCGCCCTTATTGAAAAAAAGTTTACCCGAAATAGAAACTGCCGGCAGAAAAATAATTTATAGTTTTGGTACTTATCCACTTTTCGGAGAAAATACGGTATTAATTAAAAATGCTGCGGTAATAGACTCTTCTGCAGCACATATTTTTCAAATTGAAAGTAAGACCGGGAACCTTTATAAGAGTAAAATTCAAAATGAGGCCACTCTAGTAAAGCAAGGTATCGCCGAGAAAATTTTCAAAAAGGGGGATTTAAATTTTGACACCCCTAAGTCTGTTCCGGTGCTTAGTTTACTATTAGATCACCATGAACGTATTTATGGAATTAGTAAGAATAATGGTTTATCTCTTATTGACCATGACTTACTTTTTATAAAAGAACCTGAGGATTTATTTACAGGAGAAATTCCATTTTCATATCAAACATACATTCAAGTAAAGCCCGGAACTAATATCGATGTTCTGACCCGTAAAATAGATAAACTCTACCACGATAAAATTGTTCCTCTATCTCAAACAGCAGCTTTATCGCAAGGAAAAATTTATTTAGATCCATTAACTAATCTACATTTAAGACCAAAAAATGGAAGTAATACGCCTTATCTCATGTTATGGATAATTGGCATTGTATCGATTATTATACTTGTATTAGCATCAGCAAATTTTGCCAACATGATCATGGCACAAGCTGACAAACGCATGAAAGAGTTAGCATTAAAGAAAATACTGGGAAGCTCGCGCTGGACGATCATTCGTCAATTACTTTTGGAAGTCTTTATTTTGACATTAACTGCAGCTGTGTTTAGTTTTTTTATGCTAAGTATTACCGGAAATGTATTGCAAAAGTGGTTCAATGATGACCTCAAACAGTACATTTTAAATCAAGATACGGTAATGTATCTTTTTCTAGGTGTAATTGGCACAACCTGTCTATCCGGAATTTACCCAGCCTTCGTACTTTCGGGATTCAAATCTGTTAGTTTATTGAGGGGCGGACTTGGTAAGACGCAACGAAAAAATACACTCCGTAATGGTTTACTGGTTTTTCAAATTGGTATTGCTTTACTATTTATGACAGGGATGCTCGTTATACATGAGCAAATCCGGTATATTCAAACCACAGACAAAGGATTTGAACCGGCACAGGTGATTACATATAAGGGCTTAGGAATGTATTATGATGGCACATTAAATGGTACATACTACAATCTTAAGGAACGACTGCAACAAGATCCCAGTATTTTATCGGTTGCTTCAGCAACAAATATGCCTGGAGATGGGGAGCTTCCTCCCAAAAAACAGTTTTCTCATAACCAAAAACAATTGGAATTCGATCACGTTGGGATCGATAAAAGCTATTTCAGCACACTGAATATAGCGGTATTAAAGGGAAATATTCCCACATCAATCAAGCAATTGCTACAAGATTCTACTTCGCATTATGCGGTTATCAATGAATCTGCGGCTATGGCATTAGATCTAGGACAGCCTATCGGAGCTAAGTTAGCCGGTTGTGATGTCAATTTTGAAATTATCGCTGTGGTAAAAGATAGTAAAGCTTATGGTTTTGAAAATGCCGTGAAGCCAACGGTCTATTCTTATAAAAATGAATGTGGATCTGCAAGACCCCAGGCAACATTAATTGTAAAAGCTGCTCAAGGAAAAGCAGCACAAGCTATCGAAACTGTAAAAAAAGAATGGCAACAAAATTCATCAACAAAATCATTGCCTCTAGAATATGCTTTTATGGATCAACAATATGCTTTGTTGCATAAAAAACAACAGGAGATGCAGACTGCTTTCAATAGCTTTACATTTTTAGCAGTTATTATTGCGGCTCTTGGTCTTTTTAGTATGGCCGCTTATCAAGTGACAATTCGTAAAAAAGAAATGAGTGTACGTAAAGTATTAGGTGCTTCTGTACAATCTATTTTCATGCAACTCAACAAACCGTTTTTCCGACTGTTTGTAACTGCTACTCTAATCTCTCTTCCTCTGACTTACTTCATACTCAACAGATGGTTGGACAATTTTGCTTACCGCATTGACTTGCAGTGGTGGTATTTTCTAATTGCAATCATGATAATTTTCATCATCATCTGCGTTTCGATCAGCTATCAGACTATACGTGCAGCAAAAGTTAATCCGGTAGATAGTCTGAGAAATGAGTAA
- a CDS encoding ABC transporter permease, producing MLINNLKIAWRNITKNKLYSSIKIGGFAFGIAICILIVLYIKHETSYNKFYPDVNRIYRIVSQIPDGDDVMRGLSLTAPAAKVIKEEVPSVEQSGRILPNPLFGAGGNQLTLGSGPENYYDDGFVYVDQSILEMFPSPMIYGQLEHALDNPNSIVLTKSKASKYFKDNPVGQQIYLNNDKSKPYTISAVIDDIPSNSTLYGYTFFMSLAGEPLYPGEQNSWMATNYTVYVKLRENSDPKQTQSIIQKVYIDGHLIPETQKAGGSIKPWFRQVKMYLQNASDIHLYSTGIRDDKVSILNRGDIKMIWAFASIAAFILLIACINFINLSTANAATRAKEIGIRKTIGSNRKSLIGQFMVEAICYSLISLIIGLLLAWILLPLFNNLANKSLEIPIFSWYFIPTLLVSLLFIGSLAGIYPALYLSGFKPISALKNKQDSTPKSSLLRNGLVTFQFATSIILIVSALIANQQVNFILNKDLGFSKDQVIVLRGITTLSQDLASLKNELKSLPYVSDVSVGDYLPVPIDGVKRNGNSFALDDNKDVQLARGSQFWLVDDTYISTFELRLSEGRNFNPKLASDSSATIVNKTLVEQLGLTHPIGAKINNGKSWTIIGVVDDFIFESLKEESGPVSLALGNSPSLLSIKVKTGQIDQSLAQITKVWDKFSPNQKINYSFLDEGFESLYQDVERTKNIFTSFAFIAIFIASLGLFGLATYITQQRTKEIGIRKVLGASSISLLKLLSSNFIKLVFIAIVIAVPISWWSMDTWLQDFNYRIEINWLYFLLAGFSAILIATVTISYQTLKVIRTNPVDSLRDE from the coding sequence ATGTTGATCAATAATCTTAAAATCGCCTGGCGGAATATCACAAAGAATAAACTGTATTCCAGTATTAAGATTGGCGGCTTTGCCTTTGGTATTGCCATCTGCATTTTAATTGTTTTATATATTAAACATGAGACGAGCTATAATAAGTTTTATCCAGATGTAAACCGGATCTATCGTATTGTATCACAAATTCCGGATGGGGATGATGTGATGAGAGGTTTATCTTTGACCGCACCAGCGGCAAAAGTAATTAAAGAGGAAGTCCCGTCAGTGGAACAATCCGGTCGGATATTGCCCAATCCGCTTTTTGGGGCTGGAGGTAATCAATTAACATTGGGATCTGGACCGGAAAACTATTATGACGATGGATTTGTGTACGTGGATCAGTCTATTTTGGAAATGTTTCCATCGCCCATGATCTATGGACAATTAGAGCATGCTTTGGATAATCCAAATTCTATCGTCCTGACCAAAAGTAAAGCTTCAAAATATTTTAAGGATAATCCTGTAGGTCAACAGATTTATCTGAACAATGATAAATCAAAGCCTTATACGATTAGCGCTGTTATCGATGATATCCCAAGCAATTCTACGCTGTATGGCTACACATTTTTCATGTCTTTAGCAGGTGAGCCTTTATATCCAGGTGAGCAAAATAGTTGGATGGCTACAAATTACACTGTGTATGTCAAACTGAGAGAAAATAGTGATCCCAAGCAAACGCAAAGTATTATTCAGAAAGTATATATAGATGGTCATCTAATCCCTGAGACGCAAAAAGCAGGTGGAAGCATTAAACCTTGGTTTCGTCAGGTAAAAATGTATTTACAAAATGCTTCTGATATACACCTTTACTCTACGGGTATCCGCGATGACAAAGTCTCGATATTAAATCGGGGAGATATTAAGATGATATGGGCATTTGCATCTATTGCGGCCTTTATCTTACTGATCGCCTGTATCAATTTCATCAATCTTTCTACCGCAAATGCGGCGACAAGAGCTAAAGAAATTGGTATTCGTAAAACCATTGGCTCAAACAGAAAATCTTTAATTGGTCAGTTTATGGTCGAAGCTATCTGTTATAGTTTAATTTCACTGATCATCGGCCTTTTGTTAGCTTGGATCTTATTACCATTATTTAACAATCTGGCTAATAAAAGTTTAGAGATTCCAATATTTAGCTGGTATTTTATTCCGACACTCCTTGTTTCTTTGCTGTTTATTGGAAGTTTAGCCGGTATTTATCCGGCACTTTACCTATCGGGATTCAAACCTATTTCAGCATTAAAAAATAAACAGGATTCTACTCCAAAAAGTTCGTTATTACGCAATGGTCTTGTTACGTTTCAATTTGCAACTTCTATTATTTTAATCGTGAGTGCACTTATTGCCAATCAACAGGTTAATTTTATTTTAAACAAAGATCTGGGTTTCAGTAAAGATCAGGTCATCGTATTACGTGGCATCACCACTTTATCTCAGGATCTAGCTAGTCTAAAGAATGAATTAAAATCACTTCCTTACGTTTCTGATGTTTCTGTGGGAGACTACCTTCCTGTACCTATTGATGGTGTGAAACGAAATGGAAATTCCTTTGCACTTGATGATAATAAAGATGTGCAACTTGCTAGAGGATCGCAATTCTGGCTTGTGGACGATACTTATATATCCACATTTGAGTTGCGCTTGTCTGAAGGACGCAATTTCAATCCCAAATTGGCTTCAGACAGTTCGGCTACTATTGTTAACAAAACGCTTGTGGAACAATTGGGACTTACTCATCCAATCGGTGCCAAAATCAATAACGGTAAGTCCTGGACTATCATTGGAGTGGTGGACGACTTTATATTTGAATCGCTAAAAGAGGAGTCTGGGCCAGTTTCTTTAGCTCTTGGAAACAGCCCTTCCCTCCTATCTATAAAAGTTAAAACTGGTCAGATAGATCAATCTCTTGCACAGATTACTAAAGTCTGGGATAAATTTTCTCCCAATCAAAAGATCAATTATAGTTTTTTAGATGAAGGTTTTGAAAGTTTATATCAGGATGTTGAGCGTACAAAAAATATTTTTACAAGCTTTGCCTTTATCGCTATTTTCATTGCCTCATTAGGTTTATTTGGCCTTGCTACATATATCACTCAACAGCGTACAAAGGAGATCGGTATCCGAAAAGTATTGGGTGCAAGTAGTATTAGTTTGTTAAAACTGCTATCTAGCAATTTCATAAAACTGGTATTCATTGCTATCGTTATTGCTGTTCCTATATCGTGGTGGTCTATGGATACGTGGTTACAGGACTTCAACTATCGCATTGAGATAAACTGGTTATATTTTTTATTGGCAGGCTTTTCGGCTATCCTTATTGCTACCGTTACAATCAGTTACCAAACGTTGAAGGTTATTCGAACCAATCCTGTAGATAGTCTACGCGATGAGTAA
- a CDS encoding DUF4097 family beta strand repeat-containing protein yields MKRFIQTTLLLLLVQVSFGQKMVRKETFQNSKIKDLEVSTSAGAIKVTGSNNQPGSVEVWVSRNGNLLNSSADLEKLLHEEYDVVIQLESGKLTASAKRKKGNNGNSSISVAFYVTVPESVNSNLSTSGGSIQLNALNGKQTFRTSGGSLQIKSLAGNISGKTSGGSITASNSQGDIQLNTSGGSINLDNCSGNIRIATSGGSINGKNLEGLVDAHTSGGSITMDMKRMSDDITLATSGGSVKIKVPEGKYNVDLKGSRVNLPSAQNFSGRSNRSLAQGAINGGGKKIDARTSSGSVSLDFY; encoded by the coding sequence ATGAAAAGATTTATTCAAACCACATTATTACTATTGTTGGTACAGGTTTCTTTCGGTCAAAAAATGGTACGGAAAGAAACTTTTCAGAACAGCAAAATTAAAGATCTCGAAGTCAGCACATCGGCCGGGGCAATTAAAGTAACCGGGTCTAATAACCAACCTGGTTCGGTTGAAGTCTGGGTATCTCGCAACGGAAACTTACTCAATTCATCAGCGGATTTAGAAAAATTATTGCATGAAGAGTATGACGTTGTCATCCAGTTAGAAAGTGGAAAATTGACCGCATCTGCTAAACGTAAAAAAGGAAACAATGGTAACAGTTCGATTTCTGTTGCTTTTTATGTAACAGTTCCTGAGTCTGTCAACAGTAATCTGAGCACTTCAGGAGGTAGTATACAGCTGAATGCACTAAATGGCAAGCAAACATTCCGAACTTCGGGTGGAAGTTTACAAATTAAATCGTTAGCAGGAAATATTTCAGGTAAGACTTCAGGTGGCAGTATCACTGCTAGCAACAGTCAGGGCGATATACAGCTCAACACTTCTGGAGGATCTATAAATCTGGATAATTGTTCTGGTAATATCCGTATCGCTACAAGTGGCGGATCAATTAATGGTAAGAATCTAGAAGGATTAGTTGATGCACATACAAGTGGCGGAAGTATTACTATGGATATGAAGCGGATGTCGGATGACATTACATTAGCTACATCTGGTGGCAGCGTGAAGATTAAAGTACCAGAAGGAAAATATAACGTCGACCTAAAAGGTTCACGTGTCAATCTTCCGTCCGCTCAAAATTTTTCTGGCAGATCTAACAGATCTTTAGCTCAGGGTGCAATTAATGGAGGTGGCAAAAAAATAGATGCCCGTACTTCTTCAGGTTCTGTATCGCTAGATTTCTATTAA
- a CDS encoding helix-turn-helix domain-containing protein → MTKLGEILAKKSVNKSMVARKTGLSKARINELTMNDTAKLRLDEMYLIALATDSDPNEMMLKLCEDLRLKEPE, encoded by the coding sequence ATGACAAAACTTGGAGAGATTTTAGCAAAGAAATCCGTCAATAAATCTATGGTGGCACGCAAGACGGGACTAAGTAAAGCACGTATCAATGAACTAACGATGAATGATACAGCAAAATTGCGGTTAGATGAAATGTATCTTATTGCTCTGGCAACGGATAGTGATCCAAATGAGATGATGCTTAAATTATGTGAAGACCTACGCTTGAAAGAGCCTGAATAA